TCACTCGCCACTTCCAGCCAACCCTGAACCGCTTCTGCAAGCATTTCTAACAACTCTTCATAAGTCGATGCCCAGGTGTGACAACCGGGAAGGGCGGGGACTGAACCGCACCAAATATCATCTTCTTGCCAA
This genomic stretch from Laspinema palackyanum D2c harbors:
- a CDS encoding type II toxin-antitoxin system HicB family antitoxin, coding for MKIKAMIWQEDDIWCGSVPALPGCHTWASTYEELLEMLAEAVQGWLEVASEQQEVNPEKQLIELFL